Within Theileria orientalis strain Shintoku DNA, chromosome 4, complete genome, the genomic segment AGAACAGTCCATCTGACATCCTGTTAATGAACGGCAGGTGCCTGTCGTCTATGTTTTCGTGCAATCTGTCCAGGAACCTCTCCAGTGTATGGTCGTGGAAGTACACGTCGATGAGGAAGACCATTCCTCTGTAGAAGGTGTAGAACAGGAGGAACGTCGGTATCAGGATCAACATTCTAAAGAGGCACCCGTATATCAACTTCCTTCCCTCGTTCAACGCTTCTACCACCTCCCGTTCCAGCGATACTTCTCCGTCGTATTTATACAGCAAATTCATGTCATCGAATCCTTTCGTGGAGTCTGACGACTTTCCAGATCCGGTTAATTTAGCCGAATACACCTCCgcttttaacattttacaattttatattatccTTTTAATctaaaatttgttaatttataatatttcaTGATTTTGATAGCGAGAATATCATGATCCAGATCAAAGAAGCACAAAATCTAAACAAACATGTAATCAATTATTAGTGttttaatgatttttatacaaaattgAGGAATAAGTATGCGAATCTACAACTAGTTGattgaaatttaaatgtagatcaaatttaaacagtgttataaaattatattaaattggAGATTTTTCCTCctgttaaatatatatatactaaatttatacaatatattacaaagacttttattcaaatattaCTATCGCTGATTCTCCTCCCCATCCATACATCATCTGTGTATCATATGCGactttcattattttaattttatttacgtttatgttcttttttatttatttgttattgattgaataaatataatgtgtagGCTCTGGTTTTAATCTCACTCTTATGTAATTAGTTGTGTACTCCCGTGAAAACATTTATCCCGTTGAATACTGCAATCCTTTAGTAACTTTTgttgatgtgtatttaaatttaaaaaattagattgttattatcttttttctCCTAAATATTATTCTATACAATGACTTCCAGTAGTAGAAGTTGAATCTTTTGGTTCCTCTGTATAAGGTGGTGATATCTTCCGATTCGTCTGCTCCAAACAGATGCACGTAACGATTAAATTTTCTCAGTAGATTCTTGTCGATTAGGTTCTTCTCGCTGTTCACTAATAGATACAAGGTCCTCATCTTCTGCCCTAATACCATGCGCTCCTCCAACATCTCGAAACTGGCCAACAACGCAGTCAAGTAGCTGTCGTGCGTGCTTGTTACTCGTGAGTCCTGCACCGCTTTAGATCTGGAGTGGTAGATTTTGTTGTACAAGTTGATTCCGTAGTCGTCGATCTTTGAGTAGTAGAAGTAGTACATCAGTACCGAGAGCAGCAGGCCGAACAGCACGTCGACGGTGTAGTGGTACTTGCAGGCCACGATGAAAAATAGGACCATGACGGTGTAGAGGCAACAAACTATCTTCGATGCCAGGAACCTCAGGTTCTCGCACAGCAGAACGCAGGTGATCACCGTGAACATAGTGTGCCCGGAGATGATCAAATCCGTGCAGTTGGTCACTATGCCCATGTAGCCTGCAAGGATCCTGATGAAGAACTGGAAGAATCCCCTGTTTGTTAAATCGGGAGTGCAGTTTCGATAACACGAGGGCATGGTCGTTACGTAGACGAAGAAGCCCCTGATGAAGTAGCCGGAGCCGAAGAGAGTCACGTACCTCAGAATCATCTGAAGAGTGTAGAACAGGGGAGTGAACATGACTACTCTCAGGATCCCTGCGAACACGAATATAAACATTGTGGCGTCGCAAAGAGCTGGACTGAACGGGTGGTTGAACCGATCCACAATCTCGTGGATTCTGTCCGGCAGCGGGATCCTACGCGTTTTCATGTAGTGCTTGTCGCTCAGAAACATCAGGATGCCCTGGAAGAAGAGCACCAGCGTCAGaagaattaaaatcatcACCACCCGAAACAGGTACATTCCCAGCATTTGCCTGAACTGGTTAATCGCTGATTTGACCTCGTACTCCACGGAAGTATCTTCCCCTACCACGAAAGGCAGGTTATAGTCTATTTCCAGCACCAAGTCTGAATCAGAGCTTGAATATTCGCCCTGAGAATTGGCATTACCTTCAGAATTATTGAGTGGATCCATATCTACACACTAGCGaaacattataaaaatacacagaAACTATGGcacaaaaaataacagaaatttaattcaatttatttattagcGCGAAGCAGCCcttttattaatgtacaaataaaaatacatggTGTTGAATCATCAAATGTACTAAATAGTACTTAATGAGaaggaagataaaataatttaaattaaattaaactattTCATCGCAAGTAAACATACAAACTAAAATACACGAAATAAAGATGTTTTGGCAATTTTTAGATCTCTATAGAGCTACATTACAGTAGGAGTAAGTGAAAATTTCATAatgaacaaaaattaaaaacttcTGGGTGTGTTAATCATTATTAAATTCTCTTGATGATTTTACaagtattttttgtaaatggAATCAGCTCTGTGTGTTAGTGGATTGTGATTCTCTGAATGGCTGTCATTTTTTTACTGTTAACGATGAATAGATGTGTACACCTATTAATTCACAAaagaaatatatatattgatacagatttatacaaattaaaattgatgaTGATTCCCCATCCGTTAATGAAGTGTTTCCAAATCACTGCAGAACACTactatatacttattttgtatttgtatatattcaaCTTGTATTGTGTATGGtagttaatttttgtttattattgttattttatattttaaaatgagtaCTACTACCGAAGTTACCTATCGCCCgagtaaaattattataacgGTTACACCTACAACCGTTTTATTTTACCCCTTCACCGTACTAAGCCATAAACTCAATGTTCTAACATTTCAGAGATCGTTATGCGACCCATATTCCACAAGTGATGGAAGTTTAAGGGAATTGAGCGGTAAAACTGTGGGTACTCTCTCGTTCGGAGTTGGCCTGTATTATGGCAAAAAAATGGCAGTTTCGATTTACAAAAAGCACGGGATTCTTGGATTTTTTAGGTGTCTCCCAGAATACATAGCTTATCAGTTAACTAAGGACGTAATGAAGTATGTAGTCCCTAACTTTGTTCTTCCCCTGTTTGGTGACCTCAGACTGAGGTTCAACTACAACCTTCCTGGGTACAACGTTATGGACGTGGCTAATGATTTTAGGTCGCGGTATATGGGTTTCCTAGACAATGACGAATCGCTGTTTGCCTACTTTGTTAATTTCtacaaaaatatgatacaatCTGAGTATGATAAAATCATGGTTTCTGGGATTGTAGAGCTTCTCACGTATCCTCTTCTTAGCGTTATTTCAAAACTGATTATATATGATGGTTTCATGCCCGTTTCATTCGTATCAATGCTCCAACACACAGTGGTAGCGGATGGGTTTTTCGCGCTGTACAACGGCTTTTTCTACCACATTCTGTCAAAATCGATCAACTATATTCATAAAAATTTTGGTAAATTTGTCTATAGTTGCTCCGAAAGGGGCTTTGAGGTCGATAGGGCGTTCGAGCAGACGgtgaatattattttcacgTTTGCCACTAGTGTTATAAACCAGTTTTCGCTGATTCTGAGGTGTGGCTCTAATCTGGACGGGCTGTGTATGAACGTTGGCACACTTGCTATTCTAAAGAGTGTTCCGTGGACAGGGATTTTATTCCAGTTGTCACTGTTGGTAGCACTAGTGGAATTCAAGGAGCGCTTCATAGCCAGGCAAATAAAAGCGATCAGGGGCAAGTTGGACAGTTAATGTAGTTTCTGTATATTCGTACCCTTATATGATATAAGtttagtgtgtatgtgGCCGTACGACCTCATGTGGAAATGTGTATTCATATACGTGGTACCAGTTGTTGCCAGGGCCTCATTGGTCTCCAATGTATTTGTACACTGTTCAGAACACAATTTAGTGAGTAATAATGCAGATTAAGTGTTTAAATGATGCATGTGCACCTTAATTCACAGGTATCCGTCGTGATTCACAGGAAGGTCAAATTATATTCaagattttaaacattttttaaacatatattttatttgatttatagGTATTTATTTTGAGCTTTTTGGTAGGAGAGATAgtctaatattttaacacatcTTAGTCATTATAGCGAATCACAATGACTGGAGTCGTTTGCGATCATTTCAATTCATGTTTGATCACACCTCAACAAACGCTTCCAAATAACTTCCAGAGCAACGGAAGTAATGGATTTAGCAACTGTGTATCACATGTTCCATCTCAGCAAAGCGGGTTCATTGTTGGAAACAGCTATAACTTTTCTGAGGGGTTTTCAATAGATCCCTGTTGTAATGTTAACACGAACCCCTTCAGTTCAAAATCTTTCACCTATAACAACAGCGACTTTAACTATAACGggaattataaattttccAACGACTACAGTTTCCACGAGGGGCTCAACATGaatcaaaatatttttgATCAAACGATCCCAAATGAGGAAGGTTCTGAATATGTCCAATTTGAAAAGAATCTCGGTGAAGGTGATGTAACACCTAAGCGTTATATCAGTGTTACTGCCACTAGGGTTCCACCTGAGGTAAGTGTAAATAccagtttatattattgcGCTTAGGCTTTGGGCGCAGATGAAAGGCTATACAATCTAACTCCTACTTTTTTTGCGTCTAACAAGGCATTCAAgaaaatcaatataaacTCTGGAAGGTCGATATTCAGAAAAAGGAGGCCGGGTGACTGCAAGGGTGAATGGAGTAATGCCTTTGATAAAGACTGTGAAAATGGGTTATTTGATTTTGAagaataaacattaatttattttaattatggTTATATTCCTTAATCCTCCCCACTCACAATCATGACCAGAATAATTGCGAATTGCCCTTTGAAATTGTTTCAATTTTAGTTGTAGCATTTTAAAGggataatgtgtattaaattttgtgtttttgtttaaatgtgtaaatctACAACTTATATATTGTGTTCTGTTGTATTTTGTATAGGTTTGGCGTCTGCCAACTTGTTTTTTCAGAAAAACGGCCCACCCGTACTTGATAATACCAGCAATAATGTAGTTAAGCCGCAGATTCAACAGGTTGTTCCAGAAAATAACGGGACTCAAAGCACTATTTCAAATTATTCACCTAACGTTAACACACCAAATAATTATGAtgcaaattttaataaaaatgacacTTCAAACAACGTTTatgataatttaaacaacacCGTAGATCAACCTGCTCAgaataataacaatgaaTCCGTAAATCAGACTCAGGATTCTTCGGATAACACTGAGGATGAAAGTTCCGAAGAGAACGATAACGAATTGATGTACTATCTTACACAATATCGCAATAGAGCTAGGAGGACGATTGAAGGCCATTTGTGCGCAGCGGCGTTTGTTCAGAGGGACCAAATATACACTGACTGTACAGTAGAAGTGGCTCCGGACGGCACGGAAGGTAGTGTGTGAAATGAATTAAATGATATTAGGTAAAGAATGGTGTTACCTGGAGGCACAATTGACTGGAAAGTTGGAAAAGGATTGGGGGTTTTGCGAAACCCCTTTGAACTATGGTATTGAATACCAGTATTTGCTTTGACAAAtgattaattatatttcaGAGGAGATCAGAAGCGCTACTTTGAACCACATTCAACAAAAGGTTTCGCAAGTAGACGAGTTGCTAAAGTCGCTTAACACATACAGGAAGTTGATTAAGGAATCGGAGAGAAGGTTAGAATAATATGATTGAATAACTGAGTTAATTAGACTATCGACAGTGTGTGGAATGGGCCATAGATTTATAAGCGACTCTTTATCAAAAATTGAAACAGTACTAGAAGAATCAGAAAAGAGAATAGATGACGTtaataaacttaaaaatgaaattgagagaataaaaaatgagattaaaaaaatacagtGTGTACACAATGAAGTTAGGAAATCGCAATCAACTAAGTACTATCCTGACAAGTAAGAGAGTAGATATTGAGTGTTTGAGTATGTGGAGtattaatgaaaatgttTAGCgatatatacaatgtttCGGATGGGTTAGTTGGGACGTATTACTCGAATAACGTTTTCGAGTTCCCAGCAGTGGCGAACAGAGTTGACCCTCAGATTAACTTCTCGTTTGTGAATAAGATGCCGATCCTCGGTCTGAGTCCATACAAGTTTTCAATACGTAAGTCCCGAGCTAACGGCAATTTCATGATTGTGAGCAATAATTTATGGAAACTTTGTAGGTTGGGAGGGATACTTAAAGGTGCCTCACTCGGGGAACTTTGTATTTGAACTAAGTACGTCACACCTTGATAACTGGATATAGGTACGGATGCACATGGGAGGGTAGAATTGAACGGTACTGAGATTATAAACACGGGTTCTCATTTGAATTAGTCACTCTGTATATAGGCATCATGTTCGAAGGAGACGATGAAATAGGATACAGATTCTGGGTTGACCCTTTAATGGCCAAAAAGGAAGTATCGCAAGCACAGCAGCTAATAGGTGGCAagttttacaaaataaaagtggAGATGTCACACTCTCAGCAGTATAAGTACGACAAGGGATCAGAATCGTATTTCAAGTATggtttatgtttatacaTACGTAGATAGGTAATAGAAGTATCCACgagtatgtgtaaatacatATCTGTTTGATTATGTAGGTTGTTATGGTCATCAAGAAGGATTGACAAGCAAGTTATACCGTccactaatttttattcgaagtttaaaaaaacacacacgTCAATAAGCAGGTAAGTTGTCaagttaaataatatacagaTTACCCGCATCAAATTTTGAGATCGTGAATTCGTTTAACGGAGAAAGCGCATTCAGAGGGTCTAACAGCGTGTTTGTGGCAAACTTGAGCAACGGATTAATCGGATCGCAACTGATAAGAAGCGATGAAAAGTACAACATGGGCTCGTTTAAGATGAACGTTAATCAGGATTCGATGCTATATGTGGGATATAAGAAGGGCCAGCCCTTCCCATTGAACCCTAAGGATGAGCAGCAGTGGATAGAGGAGGAGACCCTCGAAAGTTTCGACATGTACTCTGCTGAAGCACTGTCGGAGAATAAGGTTCTGAGCGCactgaataaaatatttaaaaacgacAAAGAAAGCGTGTTGATAGAGACTGAGTTAAAGCAGATACCCTTAGTGAGAGGAGTGAcctataaatttgttacaACGAACCCAGACGTTAGCTTTGTGCTGTTTCTGTCAGACAACATTAACTCGAAACAGAACCAATGCAGTAAGTTGGAGCAGAAGTTAATTCAACTGTAGTTGGATCTGAAGTGCTGGTGAGTTTACCAGGAGGGAGCCATTTTATGTCATGTTCTGAGTCATCAGCACATTCGAGGGAATATGACTGTAACGCAGCTCTCAGTGGAAAGTATATGGACAAGAAAAAGTCAGTATGGAGAACAAGTGGAGGTATTAAGACAGCATATAGACAGAGTTAATAAGTGTAGTAACACACGCATCGCAACTGACTTGTGTGTAGGAACGGGAGAGAGTATTAGCATAATATTTAGAGAACCAGTATTGGTGACAGAGTTTAAGTTCAGGCCAAGAGATTCATCCTATACGTGGCCGTCAAAGATAACACTCTCATATAAGGGTAAGTGCGAATTTAAATAGTGGTTGACGTAATTATGATTAACACAGAAGGGGGAAGTgaaacatttaatattttccACTCAAATGACCTGGAACACCATTCATACAGGGTTTCAGTGCCAAAAATAACTACATCGGTTAGTGCTAGATCATTTTATTAGTATCGTTGTATTAAAAGTATGGTAGTGATAGGTATCATAACTATGACAAGTGTGATGATGACTGTTACCTTAGGTCAAGGTGACCATAGATGAAATGTACGTCAGTGGGCCCGAGACTGGTGGGTCATTTGGAATATTGGGAATACCCTGTAAGTTCTCGGAGAATCTTAGGTTCGTGGAGATTATGAAGTGCTCAGAGAGCCTGGTGGATCTGCAGAACATATACACCTTCAAGAACAACGATAAGTTCCTGGCAGAGTGCCAGCAGGAATGCCTGGTGAAAAGTAGAGTGTATGTGAGGGACTTCAACGCATCCGAAGACCAAAGATTCAACGAAACTGATCCCATCTGCGGGTGTGCAGTGTCAAATGACTACTGTCATGAAGACTCGGGAAGTTGTGTAGTAGAAGTGCAGGTAGTGGTGAACAACGGGACAGGGTACCTGCTTCGAAAATCACACCATaagcagaagaagaggatgaagaaGGTGCAGATTCTGTTCAGAAAACAGCCAGACAAGACACCGACGCAGGGCTACTTGATAGATAACGGACAAGTAAAATCGGACTTGGATAACTTGTCATACGGTAACTATATAGAATATTCAAGTAGCCATAATAAGTAActattatgtgtatattggatgtttttttgttatGTAACATTAGCCAAAGACTCATGAAAGCTGTGTTCACAAAGAAATTTaatgataattaatatGATTAGGGTGGTTTAGAGAAGCACATGGGCAGTTCTGTAGTTCAAACGACAACCCGCTTTACGGAGGAGGAATACAGTTCCCGCCACCAACGGAAAGCCTAGATTGTGTTCAGAAGGAGGTAACGGACTAGAGCATTAGTATTATGcatgtatttaatttatattttagtttaaagGATAGTACACTGTAACTATTTAGAAATGTTCTGGGAACTACTGGTCAATAGAGCTGCCTGAAAATGGAGATTACAAGCTTGAAGTAATTTTGGGATCAGTTTGCAAGCTGAATCACGATTTTGAGGCATATTTGGAGGTAAATGGGATGCCCTTGGTGAATGGAGAAGTGTTCAAGAGGGACCAGTTCTACACATTGGTCAAAAACGTgacagttaaaaataaaaggattAAGCTCACCTCGACTTGCAAAAATGACCAGTGCCCAGAAAACGGaactataatacaaatggTATCAGTAGAACAGCTGGTATGATCAGCATCgtaaattaatatcatGTGTTACACTACAACGGCCGGCCGGACTCTTAAATTTTCATTCAGTCcgttaatttttttaatcttgtaaattaatatattcgctgtattttttacattaatGGGATGCCTGTGAATTAAATAAGCGCAATGTCGGATTCTGGAGAGGTGGCTGAAGCAGAATCATATCAAGATAGCGGAATCCAGAGGCCCGAATGGGATGTTTATCCGCAaacaatatacaaatttgaCTACAACACTACCAAAGTCGGAAGCGGACTCATATTCAGATTATCGGATGAGGTTTTAAGCAAAAGGGTAAGGAGTTACATGGTCAGTGGTATGAGAATCACAGTTTGTGGAGTGATCTTGTCCCACATAAAGGGTTTTCCTTCGGTGTTGCTGGTGCAACGGGAAGGAGATAGGAGTCTTGGATTACTAGGGGGCAAGTGCAAGAGTTTCGAGAATCCAAAGGAGGCGCTCTCTGCGAAACTGGCCAGATTCATAACCTCAACCAAGCACAGACATCAGATAAACATCAAAGAAGACGTCGAAAACATACAAGTTGGTGATTTGCTAGGTGATTTGTGGAGATGCGACTTCAATACAGAGCCTCTGCCTTACCTCCCATTACATTCAAATAGACCCAAAGAGAAGATTTCTCTATACCAAGTatgttataaaattaatgctaaattaaatatgtagttatttataaaagttttgtatttaaaacgGAGATTTTGTGGAAACATAAAGTTCACAAGTATCCTTGTATAAGATAATCTTTATATCAATGATGATCAGGTTACTGTCTCGGAGAATTGCAAAATTAGCGTTCCTAGAGGATTCACTCTTAGATTTGTACCtttatatgatttttaCAATCCAGAATTTGGATTGTCGATTGGCGCTATTCCACACCTCTTAAGCAGATTCAACATCTCGTATATGTATGATTGAAATTGTAATTTGGgatttttcatttaatttatactcGTTCGGGTACTCTAATCACAATTTGTGTTGATGTCGTTTTTGCACATCGGGCAAGGTTGTATGTAagtcaaataaattttatcgTAATATGGTATTGTAatagttttttattatttggtTAATGTTGTAGAGTAATAgacataatttatttttcgtTTGATGATCTTGCtagatattattttgtacacATACTTTATCGCATATGTTAAGCTAATAAGTTCAAGGAATTATGATAATAGTAAATCAGGGTACtttaaatttcatattATAACAATATGAGTTGTATTTTAACAGTAATGTTTAGGAATTTCTTTCAATTAGGCAAACTATACAACACTGTTTTGCTGTGTGAAAACCTATCggtataaatatatatatatctacacatttagatAAAACCATTTATTTGGTGTTATTTGTCTAATATACTATTGTTTTatgttgtttataaaaacaagtgTAGCCTGAATCCATTACTATGGATACGGTTTGCTTATCACCATGTACCGTAACAAACCTAGACgaaagtttaaaatgtaatCCACAGGCAGAAAGTAAGCTTTTGTTTAATGTAGGAAGTTAAATATGGgcaatatatatgtaaataactcTATTTAGCATGGAAAATAAGACTTATGGTTGATAAAACTTCCACATATTTCGAAACAACTGGTATGATTTGGTAATGATATTGGTCTGTTTTAGGCTGTAAGCAAGGCCAAAGAAGATTTAGGTGTGTGCCGTATAAGGTAATTGAGGATATTATAACCATGTGATGTAGAGCAATGAGGGAGAATGTGATGACGAATCGGCATTAGTGTATCCGAAAGGATACTCCTGCTTTACCAAATGTGGAGTTAAAACGTGTCCAAGTGAGAGTTTCAAGAAACCAAGAGATGTTGAAGATTTGAAGGTTAGTTGATAAGATATGGGTTTTCTAAACAGTTACCTTTAATACACATCTTcataaaacataatttaatttgttttaatattataatttgtaGGTTGCTGATTGTGTAAGTGGATTTAGGGTCCGTTGCTCATTCAATGATGCTGAAGAAAACAAGGAGATAGGAACTGGGAATTTAACCCTAGAACTAAAGAAGAAATCACttaaactttaaaataaattataataaacactAATTACCATGTTTTCTAATATTTTGTGTCTCTTATAcgattattatttattgtgATGTGTGGTTAATGTAAatcatataatttatatttattttaattatataaaatcaccttatacataatatttaattgcAATGAAGTTTTTAAGATTATTATTGGTATTTCCATTCATTCTAACCCTAGTAGGAGCAGGTGAGATTATAAATGGTTGATGtgttatacatattatctATTAAATGGCCTTTcatttatctattattaattgttattacaGAAACCCCTGGACCTGGTACACCTGGACATGTTTCGGCTGTATCAAGTACCGAAGCTCACGCTCAACACCCACATGTTAAAATTCCGGGTAATTTCGGgatacattttaattaatttttagctTTGGAGGAATTGACGGTAGTTAGACAAAAGGACTCATTTGTGGCCAGAAAATATAGAAACTACGAAACTACCACTGTTACACCAACACTGACAACTAAAGATGAATTATGATCAGAAACTATGTTTTATagaatttttaattcatcTCAATTTTAGCATCTGATCACTGTTTTAATTAACATGATCTAATCTCCTTATTATCTGCTAGGTATACTGATAGAATGTTCTGatcttttatttaattgaatttttttaaaatggaacGCCCAGACGTTTCATATGTCATCAGAAGTATGACTGATAGTGATGTCAAGAGTCTGGAAAACTTGGATCCTGACGAGTTCACCATAATATATCCCAGAGCCATTTACCATCGACACGTGAGATACTTCCCCAAGTTATCTCTCGTAGTGCAGGTTAATGATAATGTGGAGGGGTTTATCATAGGtaatttatacttatttCCACTTATAATCCATTTGTGCgtattaatgtttaaagaATCACTGTGATCTTCCCAGCTTAACAATTTTCTTTTAGGCAGCTTCGCAATCAACCAAGGTGTGATCTACGGGCACATAAcatcaatatttataaacgAGTCTTACCGTAGGCGTGGCTTTGGGGGTAAGCTGATGAACGAGTTTGAGGAGAACAGCAGGATGCTGAAGTGCAAATATGTCAACCTATTCGTCAACTATCGCAACACATCAGCAATCCAGTTCTACAGGGGGCGCAATTACTACATCTTCAACAAGATTCCGAGGTACTATAGCGATAACGAGGACGCTTTGGAGATGAGGAAGAATCTGGAGTGATTCGTCCCCCACGGTGTGTACTTCTTGATACCATTATTTGTTAACCGACCTTATAACATACTTGTAATATATGTCAGTAcactaaatttataaattgcGCAATTtgagttttaaaatttcagTTTGTCTTAATAAGTTTAAACATACAAGCAATAACACCATCTCGCACTGCTGAAAACAATGGAATCACACAAATCCTGTTCCGGTCACCCGCTGGAGGTTAAAAAGGGCACCTTGGTCAGGACGTTGAAGGATTATGAAGCATACAAGGTTGAGGTTTCCGAGGCAAAATCCAAGCTGGAATCCTTGAGGGTACCTATTACTCAACTGCCtttacacacttatatAACATTAGCTCACAAGTTCTTATCCGTTTATTTAGGACACTGAAGACAAGCACGAGTTTCGCAAAGCCAAGGAGATCCTCGATGAAGCCACTGCGGTGCTTGAGTTCACCCGCAAGCGTCTGGCCGGGTACGCCACCGACCTCGACGTCTATATTCGCGACAGCATACTCCCACTTTTGGACACTCCCAACGTTCCGCCCATGTGCAAGGTCTATGTGAAGGAGGCCAGGGAGCACCTGGATCGTTTGGTCACCAACCACCCTGAGGTAGAATTCAAATTCGCTACTGAGGCCTCTTAAGATACCGCCTTTAAGCGTTGTTACGccatttattaatttttcattGAAGT encodes:
- a CDS encoding mRNA cleavage factor subunit, translated to MSDSGEVAEAESYQDSGIQRPEWDVYPQTIYKFDYNTTKVGSGLIFRLSDEVLSKRVRSYMVSGMRITVCGVILSHIKGFPSVLLVQREGDRSLGLLGGKCKSFENPKEALSAKLARFITSTKHRHQINIKEDVENIQVGDLLGDLWRCDFNTEPLPYLPLHSNRPKEKISLYQVTVSENCKISVPRGFTLRFVPLYDFYNPEFGLSIGAIPHLLSRFNISYMYD
- a CDS encoding acetyltransferase, translated to MERPDVSYVIRSMTDSDVKSLENLDPDEFTIIYPRAIYHRHVRYFPKLSLVVQVNDNVEGFIIGSFAINQGVIYGHITSIFINESYRRRGFGGKLMNEFEENSRMLKCKYVNLFVNYRNTSAIQFYRGRNYYIFNKIPRYYSDNEDALEMRKNLE
- a CDS encoding uncharacterized protein (PA14 domain containing protein); this encodes MCKSTTYILCSVVFCIGLASANLFFQKNGPPVLDNTSNNVVKPQIQQVVPENNGTQSTISNYSPNVNTPNNYDANFNKNDTSNNVYDNLNNTVDQPAQNNNNESVNQTQDSSDNTEDESSEENDNELMYYLTQYRNRARRTIEGHLCAAAFVQRDQIYTDCTVEVAPDGTEGSKEWCYLEAQLTGKLEKDWGFCETPLNYEEIRSATLNHIQQKVSQVDELLKSLNTYRKLIKESERRLSTVCGMGHRFISDSLSKIETVLEESEKRIDDVNKLKNEIERIKNEIKKIQCVHNEVRKSQSTKYYPDNDIYNVSDGLVGTYYSNNVFEFPAVANRVDPQINFSFVNKMPILGLSPYKFSIRWEGYLKVPHSGNFVFELSTDAHGRVELNGTEIINTGIMFEGDDEIGYRFWVDPLMAKKEVSQAQQLIGGKFYKIKVEMSHSQQYKYDKGSESYFKLLWSSRRIDKQVIPSTNFYSKFKKTHTSISRLPASNFEIVNSFNGESAFRGSNSVFVANLSNGLIGSQLIRSDEKYNMGSFKMNVNQDSMLYVGYKKGQPFPLNPKDEQQWIEEETLESFDMYSAEALSENKVLSALNKIFKNDKESVLIETELKQIPLVRGVTYKFVTTNPDVSFVLFLSDNINSKQNQCIGSEVLVSLPGGSHFMSCSESSAHSREYDCNAALSGKYMDKKKSVWRTSGGTGESISIIFREPVLVTEFKFRPRDSSYTWPSKITLSYKEGGSETFNIFHSNDLEHHSYRVSVPKITTSVKVTIDEMYVSGPETGGSFGILGIPCKFSENLRFVEIMKCSESLVDLQNIYTFKNNDKFLAECQQECLVKSRVYVRDFNASEDQRFNETDPICGCAVSNDYCHEDSGSCVVEVQVVVNNGTGYLLRKSHHKQKKRMKKVQILFRKQPDKTPTQGYLIDNGQVKSDLDNLSYGWFREAHGQFCSSNDNPLYGGGIQFPPPTESLDCVQKEKCSGNYWSIELPENGDYKLEVILGSVCKLNHDFEAYLEVNGMPLVNGEVFKRDQFYTLVKNVTVKNKRIKLTSTCKNDQCPENGTIIQMVSVEQLV
- a CDS encoding uncharacterized protein (tubulin binding cofactor A family protein) codes for the protein MESHKSCSGHPLEVKKGTLVRTLKDYEAYKVEVSEAKSKLESLRDTEDKHEFRKAKEILDEATAVLEFTRKRLAGYATDLDVYIRDSILPLLDTPNVPPMCKVYVKEAREHLDRLVTNHPEVEFKFATEAS
- a CDS encoding uncharacterized protein (mitochondrial substrate carrier family protein); the protein is MSTTTEVTYRPSKIIITVTPTTVLFYPFTVLSHKLNVLTFQRSLCDPYSTSDGSLRELSGKTVGTLSFGVGLYYGKKMAVSIYKKHGILGFFRCLPEYIAYQLTKDVMKYVVPNFVLPLFGDLRLRFNYNLPGYNVMDVANDFRSRYMGFLDNDESLFAYFVNFYKNMIQSEYDKIMVSGIVELLTYPLLSVISKLIIYDGFMPVSFVSMLQHTVVADGFFALYNGFFYHILSKSINYIHKNFGKFVYSCSERGFEVDRAFEQTVNIIFTFATSVINQFSLILRCGSNLDGLCMNVGTLAILKSVPWTGILFQLSLLVALVEFKERFIARQIKAIRGKLDS
- a CDS encoding uncharacterized protein (phosphatidic acid phosphatase type 2-like family protein); translation: MDPLNNSEGNANSQGEYSSSDSDLVLEIDYNLPFVVGEDTSVEYEVKSAINQFRQMLGMYLFRVVMILILLTLVLFFQGILMFLSDKHYMKTRRIPLPDRIHEIVDRFNHPFSPALCDATMFIFVFAGILRVVMFTPLFYTLQMILRYVTLFGSGYFIRGFFVYVTTMPSCYRNCTPDLTNRGFFQFFIRILAGYMGIVTNCTDLIISGHTMFTVITCVLLCENLRFLASKIVCCLYTVMVLFFIVACKYHYTVDVLFGLLLSVLMYYFYYSKIDDYGINLYNKIYHSRSKAVQDSRVTSTHDSYLTALLASFEMLEERMVLGQKMRTLYLLVNSEKNLIDKNLLRKFNRYVHLFGADESEDITTLYRGTKRFNFYYWKSLYRIIFRRKKIITI